In the Schaalia hyovaginalis genome, CAAATCGACCCTCCTGACCCTGATAGGCCGGCTCCTGCGCATGGACGAGGGGCGCATCGAAGTCGCCGGCCTCGACGTATCGGAGGCGAAATCCGCCGACCTCGCCAAGGTCTTGTCGATCCTGCGCCAGGAGAACCACTTCCTCTCCCGCCTCACGGTCCGCCAGCTCGTCGGATTCGGACGATTCCCCTACTCGAGGGGACGCCTCACCCCCGATGACCTCAGGATCGTCGACGAGGCGATCGCCTTCCTCGATCTCGGAGGGATCGCCGACCGCTTCATCGACGAGCTCTCCGGCGGCCAGCGCCAGCGCGCCTACGTCGCAATGGTCCTCGCGCAGGAGACCGACTGCGTCCTCCTCGACGAGCCGCTCAACAACCTCGACATGGCGCGCTCCGTCCAGATGATGCGCAACATCCGCGAGGCCGCGGATCGTCTCGCTCGGACCTTCGTCATCGTCCTCCATGACATCAATTTCGCCGCCGCCTACGCCGATTCGATCATCGCGATGAAGGACGGGCGGATCATCGCCCAGGGCGCGCCGTCCGAGATCGTCACCGAGGAGATCCTCACCGGCATCTTCGACACCGAGGTTCGCGTCCTCGACGGGCCGAAGGGGCCTATCGCCGTCTACTACTGACTCCGCTGCCGACCCGGCGCCCGCCGACGGCCCCTCGCCGCAGGACCCGCCCGGCCTTCTCCGCCCATTGCGGCCCCCTCCCTCTAAAATCGGTGTCGACGCTTCCCCGGGCCGACAGGCCCTTCGATCCGAACGAGGTCCCCGTGAGTCCATCCACCAGCTCCGTTTCCGCCGACGAGGAAGTGGAGGCGCTCCCTCCCGCATCCCCTCTGCGACGCATCGGAGCGGCCGTCTCCCGAGTCGGACACGCCGCACTCGACCGGGCC is a window encoding:
- a CDS encoding ATP-binding cassette domain-containing protein codes for the protein MIRVDGALKIYSSETAIGPIDLTIPRGGITALVGPNGAGKSTLLTLIGRLLRMDEGRIEVAGLDVSEAKSADLAKVLSILRQENHFLSRLTVRQLVGFGRFPYSRGRLTPDDLRIVDEAIAFLDLGGIADRFIDELSGGQRQRAYVAMVLAQETDCVLLDEPLNNLDMARSVQMMRNIREAADRLARTFVIVLHDINFAAAYADSIIAMKDGRIIAQGAPSEIVTEEILTGIFDTEVRVLDGPKGPIAVYY